A genomic stretch from Methanobacterium sp. includes:
- a CDS encoding AAA family ATPase encodes MKLSRIYIDNFRNITDLKIEISEFEVLVGENNIGKTNILNAICNSLSRKIYFKDKDFKNPEKPIKIELTFDEIDKRDEEAVFFDFDGLKNPENDEITIRVVAEWKESIGDVNSSIKFIRTDLKEEEQEIKDVPWTFRKYISCFYVPAHRDLKKEIDSRNGIFDLIKTFKPYYTVPFDSLKSKIFENISNLSPIVEDEFNFTEISKNIIDGRLVELEDLKAAVKKFDGRIDKEFIVKETDLLINVIETYNKRLEIQNQLIKFKKGLKSSYDLESVETELNNLSSEILLEEKIGLNLIPVADEDFLKNVTLEIDEYSALVQGDGYQNIIDLLIKLLKAVKLKNMDETDFRSFVIVIEEPESHLHPHMQRNLIKTLKNIQSNFLKEGLNFQFILSTHSPFIISPLEFLNLNFLRKTGEITNSIKLKSNVAEEIFDELRSEDGSDRNKKVRAINKELETLFYYYSDVFFSKCVILGEGPTEKGAMPIFGNKIGKDLDKFGVSFLQVEGEGNLKYYAHLFYKLEIPTVLIVDSDKKEKYEDYDNVFLIGNVYTDEYKKKGAFELEILFNSPHNKILHSLELKAPQSISKRIGNLKGIFPHLKSENIEQLEDVHSHLNEENRKNKEYIRFMLSWMSDEKGLFFGRTLAENLDKNEIPKVFADALEKSIGLSRGIKDETD; translated from the coding sequence ATGAAACTCTCCCGAATTTATATTGACAATTTTAGAAACATTACTGATTTAAAAATTGAAATTTCAGAATTTGAAGTATTAGTAGGCGAAAATAACATTGGAAAAACTAATATTTTAAATGCAATTTGCAATTCGTTATCTAGAAAAATTTATTTTAAAGATAAGGACTTTAAAAACCCTGAAAAACCCATAAAAATTGAATTAACCTTTGATGAAATAGATAAAAGGGACGAAGAGGCCGTATTTTTTGATTTTGATGGTTTAAAAAATCCTGAAAATGATGAAATAACGATTAGGGTTGTTGCAGAATGGAAAGAGAGTATAGGTGATGTTAATTCGTCGATAAAATTCATAAGAACTGATTTAAAAGAAGAAGAACAGGAAATAAAGGATGTTCCATGGACTTTTAGGAAATATATTTCTTGCTTTTACGTGCCTGCTCACAGAGATTTAAAGAAAGAAATCGATTCAAGAAATGGAATTTTTGACTTAATAAAGACTTTTAAACCATATTATACTGTGCCTTTTGATTCCTTGAAAAGTAAAATATTCGAAAATATTAGTAATCTATCGCCTATAGTTGAAGATGAATTTAATTTTACTGAAATATCCAAAAATATAATAGATGGAAGGCTTGTTGAATTAGAAGACCTTAAAGCAGCAGTAAAAAAGTTTGATGGTAGGATAGACAAAGAATTTATAGTTAAAGAAACCGATTTATTGATTAATGTTATTGAAACTTATAATAAAAGATTAGAAATACAAAATCAACTTATTAAATTCAAAAAGGGCCTTAAAAGTTCATATGATTTAGAATCAGTAGAAACTGAACTGAACAATTTATCTTCTGAAATTTTATTAGAAGAAAAAATTGGTCTTAATTTAATCCCTGTAGCTGACGAAGATTTCCTAAAGAATGTAACTTTAGAAATTGATGAATATTCCGCATTAGTACAAGGTGATGGGTACCAAAATATAATAGATTTGCTAATAAAACTATTAAAAGCTGTTAAGCTAAAAAATATGGATGAAACGGATTTTAGAAGTTTTGTTATCGTGATTGAAGAGCCTGAAAGTCATTTACATCCCCATATGCAGCGAAATTTGATTAAAACTCTTAAAAATATTCAAAGTAACTTTCTAAAAGAAGGATTAAATTTTCAATTTATTTTATCAACCCATTCTCCGTTTATTATATCACCCTTAGAATTTCTAAATTTAAATTTTCTTAGAAAAACAGGAGAAATCACAAATTCTATTAAACTAAAAAGTAATGTTGCTGAAGAAATATTTGATGAATTGCGCTCAGAAGATGGATCAGATAGAAACAAAAAGGTTAGGGCTATAAATAAAGAGCTTGAAACCTTATTCTATTATTATTCTGATGTTTTTTTCAGTAAGTGTGTAATATTGGGTGAAGGACCCACAGAAAAAGGAGCAATGCCTATATTTGGAAATAAAATAGGAAAAGATCTTGATAAATTTGGTGTATCTTTTTTACAAGTCGAAGGTGAAGGTAATTTAAAGTATTATGCTCATTTATTCTATAAATTAGAAATACCTACTGTTTTAATTGTTGATTCGGATAAAAAAGAAAAATATGAAGATTACGATAATGTATTTTTAATTGGGAATGTATATACGGATGAATATAAGAAAAAGGGTGCTTTTGAATTAGAAATTCTTTTTAATTCTCCCCATAATAAAATACTCCATTCATTAGAATTAAAAGCACCTCAAAGTATTTCAAAGAGAATAGGGAACCTCAAAGGGATTTTTCCACATTTAAAAAGTGAAAATATTGAGCAATTAGAAGATGTTCATAGTCATTTAAATGAAGAAAACAGAAAAAATAAAGAATATATTCGTTTTATGCTATCTTGGATGTCAGATGAGAAAGGATTATTTTTTGGTAGAACTTTAGCAGAAAATTTAGATAAAAACGAAATTCCAAAGGTATTTGCTGATGCTTTAGAAAAATCAATAGGTTTATCAAGAGGCATTAAAGATGAAACAGATTAA